A segment of the Zingiber officinale cultivar Zhangliang chromosome 8B, Zo_v1.1, whole genome shotgun sequence genome:
AACTCTTCCAATCTTGTTACATTTTCCTTGTGCTTCCCTGCATTCAAGAAGAGTATTTGATAATCACAAGTAGATTAATTATAAAAATTCCTAAATTGATGGCTCATATATTGAGATTCCTACGTGATCGTCTGTGAATTGTCCTCCAGAAATAGAATGCAGTTCCTGAGAGTAATATCAGAATAAACCCTACTGTTAGCATAATAGCAAGTAAAAGCATCGACTTATTTGACGATCCTTCATTTTGACTGTTTGAATCTGCACAAGATAAAAGCATTTTTCAGAACAAGATCTTTCCATTTGATTTCCTCAAGAAAAGAAGAAACTTGAGATAACTAACAGGTAAAAGTACTAGCCATAGACCGAGGCCATCACTGCAATTATCACCCAAACCAAAGAACTAGATGCTTACCTAAATCAGATGCAGCAACACGCACAAAGAGTTCATCCCTACTCAAATTCTGCACAAGATCAACCAAATCTCCAAACCAAACCAGGCATGTAGTGCTGCTGCCGATGCTTATCGTTCCAGAGAAGGAGTAGGCTGTGCAGTTGCAAGACACGGAGCAATTGGCTCGACACTCTTTTTCACTAGCATCTCTCAGTAGTATCATACGATCAGGCAATTTCATATTATTATAATGAACATAATCTGCTCCACTGTTGCAATCCCCAACAGTAGCTCTCATGCAACCCCCTGAGTAATTTCCAGCATTCCACTGACTGAAAGTTCTGGGCACAAACCCTCTGAGGCATTGGCACGAACGGGTAGTGGGCTGACTGCCATCGCACACGCCATTAGGTCCGCACTGGTTGTAGAACTCGCAGGGCCTGCTCGGGAGGTTGGGGACGGATCCTTCTATGACCCAGCTACCAGAGCTCGCGTTCCAACTCAAGAGCTGGGAGAAGCCCGATTCCTGTATCACAACTCtggagaccgtcgagctcggcgtggCGGTGAACCACCAGGAGACCCTATCCCCTTCGACGGCGATCGAGTAGACGTACGCGTTGGTGCTTTTCGTGGTGACGATGCGAGTGGAGTTGATCTCCGACCCCGGCGAGCTCCGCAGGTTGGATCTCCAGTAGGGCTCCACTCCGCGCCAGATGAACCCCTGCATCGACGACCTCGGATCGATCCCCAAGGTAAAACTACCCGACGAGGGATCGTCCTCGGCTCTCCACGACACGCATCTCGTCGGCGAGGCTATGCCGGGGCGGAGATACGACGTCAGCCTCATTTCCGGGAGCAGGGTGTCGGTTGGGTGATCGAAGCTCTGCCAGATGAATCTATCCTCATCGCCTTCTGCTAGTCTCAAGACGAGGTTGCCCGAATCCAAGAGCACTGCTTCGGCGGTACCACGGGAAGCCGCTGAGGTATCGGAAGACCAGATTTTGCTTCCGCTGCTGCTGTATGTCACTAGATTGCCGTCGATTTCTAGGGTTAGGTTCCCGTAGGCGTCGCGGAGGGGGCTGTCTCGGTTGGCGACCCACACAACTGCTCCGTCGGCGACGTTGTGGTAGCGAATGCCGAGGTAGTAGCGAgcagggacggaggcgccgaggcGGAAGAAACCGAGGGCGAAACTTCCGGAGGAAGAGAGGATAGTTCGGTTGAGGGAGATGGAGTCGCCGGGTCGGAGTGTGTCCGCCTCCGCATGGACTGTTTGTCGgtgggaagaggaagagaggaggaggaggaagaagaagaggacgaGGAATGGAAGGGCCATGATCGAGCTCTAGTCGTCTCTCTGCAAGGAGGAGAGAGAtgagaagggaagaagaagaagaagaagaagaagaagaagcagcagcGAGGGTTGCCATTTCGGTGCGTCTTGTTGGGTCACAGTTTTAAAAAAAACGGCGGACGACGTTTGACCGGCGTCGGTCCTTCATGCGAGATTCGTGTGAAAATAAACCGAATCGAGTGGAGCCCGAGACCGAGACCGAGCCCGAGCCGAGTCAGAGtttaagatatttttttattattattgaataaatataaataaactcaTGTtggatttaaaaaaaacaaaaaaacggTGAAGGGGTCAAACAATTCTAAACTGAGTTTAGTAAACTCCTGCTAGTGGCCTTCTCCTCAAACTCAACCAGATTTAATCTCATTGGACTTCGTCCTTTCAACTAAACTTTTAAGTTGGGATTCTTTCAATCTCACCACCAACTCTTATTAatctacaatttttttttcaccATTTATCACCCTAGTTCGGAGGAAACAACGTCTTAGCTGTTATAACatattaaaataaatcatttcagttcaattaaaattattatacgtataatattattatatcaaaataatattcaactcAACTAAATTAATTCCAAACTGTTAGAGTATTTATTGACAATAACTACTTATAGTAACTACTACTGACCGAATATATATATTATGAATGGCTGCTACTGACTCAATTTTGATCCAGCTGAAATAATTTGATAagtttccataattttaattaagttgataaaaattattttattattattctatttcatatataataattttaatcaaattaaaataattttatcttaTATTATAACTACTTTAATACAT
Coding sequences within it:
- the LOC122014566 gene encoding receptor-like serine/threonine-protein kinase SD1-8, with the translated sequence MALPFLVLFFFLLLLSSSSHRQTVHAEADTLRPGDSISLNRTILSSSGSFALGFFRLGASVPARYYLGIRYHNVADGAVVWVANRDSPLRDAYGNLTLEIDGNLVTYSSSGSKIWSSDTSAASRGTAEAVLLDSGNLVLRLAEGDEDRFIWQSFDHPTDTLLPEMRLTSYLRPGIASPTRCVSWRAEDDPSSGSFTLGIDPRSSMQGFIWRGVEPYWRSNLRSSPGSEINSTRIVTTKSTNAYVYSIAVEGDRVSWWFTATPSSTVSRVVIQESGFSQLLSWNASSGSWVIEGSVPNLPSRPCEFYNQCGPNGVCDGSQPTTRSCQCLRGFVPRTFSQWNAGNYSGGCMRATVGDCNSGADYVHYNNMKLPDRMILLRDASEKECRANCSVSCNCTAYSFSGTISIGSSTTCLVWFGDLVDLVQNLSRDELFVRVAASDLDSNSQNEGSSNKSMLLLAIMLTVGFILILLSGTAFYFWRTIHRRSRKHKENVTRLEELRSYDGGSIIDVPLLDFCSILKATDGFALTNKLGEGGFGSVYKGTLQDGQDIAVKRLSETSKQGFVEFRNEVELIARLQHTNLVRLLGWCNHQDEKILIYEYLPNHSLDKYLFDSNQSSKLDWDMRFQIIKGIAQGLLYLHRYSRLRVIHRDLKTDNILLDYDMNPKISDFGLARIFDGKQKEENTTRIVGTYGYIAPEYGLYGRFSEKSDIFSFGVIILEIISGRRNKGSYPLNGSLNLLGYAWQLWAEGRCCELVDPALEESFPVSDVAKCIQVGLLCVQDVPNDRPTIDAIIAVLVNENPPVLQPPGQPAFTSKDASPWSARSSPPELTMSVVEGR